In Quercus lobata isolate SW786 chromosome 12, ValleyOak3.0 Primary Assembly, whole genome shotgun sequence, a genomic segment contains:
- the LOC115972190 gene encoding novel plant SNARE 11-like isoform X1 produces the protein MDPFSAVSEELAEIHGEISDIFRALSNGFQKLEKVKDSNRQSRQLEELTEKMRECKRLIKEFDRKAKDLESRNDPDTNKMLNEKKQSMIKELNSYVALKKQYASNLENKRIDLFDGGTEGYGEDNVLLASNTVNVGTETAAALKAQTEQMSWVVNVLDSIHFSIKKASQLVKELGRQVATDKCIMALLFLIVVRVIAIIIVKLVNPNNKDIKDIPGLAPPAMTRKLLWSAS, from the exons ATGGATCCTTTTTCTGCGGTTAGCGAAGAGCTAGCGGAGATTCACGGTGAAATCTCCGATATTTTTCGTGCATTATC AAATGGGTTTCAGAAGTTGGAGAAGGTTAAGGACTCCAATAGGCAGAGTAGGCAGTTGGAAGAGCTCACCGAAAAGATGCGCGAGTGTAAGAG GCTTATCAAAGAGTTTGACAGAAAAGCAAAGGATTTGGAGAGTAGAAATGATCCAGACACTAACAAGATGCTGAATGAGAAAAAACAATCAATG ATCAAAGAGTTGAATTCATATGTTGCTCTTAAAAAGCA ATATGCGTCCAATCTTGAAAACAAGCGAATTGATCTCTTTGATGGGGGCACGGAAGGATATGGTGAAGATAATGTCTTGCTAGCATCAA ACACTGTCAATGTTGGAACAGAGACTGCAGCAGCACTCAAGGCTCAG aCTGAACAAATGAGTTGGGTTGTTAATGTGCTGGACTCTATCCATTTCTCGATCAAGAAAGCTTCTCAACTTGTGAAGGAACTTGGTAGGCAG GTTGCAACTGATAAGTGTATTATGGCATTACTCTTCCTTATTGTTGTTAGAGTCATTGCCATCATTATTGTTAAG CTCGTGAACCCAAACAACAAGGACATCAAGGATATTCCAGGATTAGCCCCACCAGCAATGACTCGGAAATTACTTTGGAGTGCTAGTTAA
- the LOC115972190 gene encoding novel plant SNARE 11-like isoform X3, with product MDPFSAVSEELAEIHGEISDIFRALSNGFQKLEKVKDSNRQSRQLEELTEKMRECKRLIKEFDRKAKDLESRNDPDTNKMLNEKKQSMIKELNSYVALKKQYASNLENKRIDLFDGGTEGYGEDNVLLASTMTNQQLVDSGNQMMDETDQAIERSKKIVQDTVNVGTETAAALKAQTEQMSWVVNVLDSIHFSIKKASQLVKELGRQVATDKCIMALLFLIVVRVIAIIIVKLVNPNNKDIKDIPGLAPPAMTRKLLWSAS from the exons ATGGATCCTTTTTCTGCGGTTAGCGAAGAGCTAGCGGAGATTCACGGTGAAATCTCCGATATTTTTCGTGCATTATC AAATGGGTTTCAGAAGTTGGAGAAGGTTAAGGACTCCAATAGGCAGAGTAGGCAGTTGGAAGAGCTCACCGAAAAGATGCGCGAGTGTAAGAG GCTTATCAAAGAGTTTGACAGAAAAGCAAAGGATTTGGAGAGTAGAAATGATCCAGACACTAACAAGATGCTGAATGAGAAAAAACAATCAATG ATCAAAGAGTTGAATTCATATGTTGCTCTTAAAAAGCA ATATGCGTCCAATCTTGAAAACAAGCGAATTGATCTCTTTGATGGGGGCACGGAAGGATATGGTGAAGATAATGTCTTGCTAGCATCAA CCATGACAAATCAACAGCTAGTAGATAGTGGAAACCAGATGATGGATGAGACTGATCAAGCCATTGAGAGGTCAAAAAAGAT TGTTCAAGACACTGTCAATGTTGGAACAGAGACTGCAGCAGCACTCAAGGCTCAG aCTGAACAAATGAGTTGGGTTGTTAATGTGCTGGACTCTATCCATTTCTCGATCAAGAAAGCTTCTCAACTTGTGAAGGAACTTGGTAGGCAG GTTGCAACTGATAAGTGTATTATGGCATTACTCTTCCTTATTGTTGTTAGAGTCATTGCCATCATTATTGTTAAG CTCGTGAACCCAAACAACAAGGACATCAAGGATATTCCAGGATTAGCCCCACCAGCAATGACTCGGAAATTACTTTGGAGTGCTAGTTAA
- the LOC115972190 gene encoding novel plant SNARE 11-like isoform X2, giving the protein MDPFSAVSEELAEIHGEISDIFRALSNGFQKLEKVKDSNRQSRQLEELTEKMRECKRLIKEFDRKAKDLESRNDPDTNKMLNEKKQSMIKELNSYVALKKQYASNLENKRIDLFDGGTEGYGEDNVLLASKTAAALKAQTEQMSWVVNVLDSIHFSIKKASQLVKELGRQVATDKCIMALLFLIVVRVIAIIIVKLVNPNNKDIKDIPGLAPPAMTRKLLWSAS; this is encoded by the exons ATGGATCCTTTTTCTGCGGTTAGCGAAGAGCTAGCGGAGATTCACGGTGAAATCTCCGATATTTTTCGTGCATTATC AAATGGGTTTCAGAAGTTGGAGAAGGTTAAGGACTCCAATAGGCAGAGTAGGCAGTTGGAAGAGCTCACCGAAAAGATGCGCGAGTGTAAGAG GCTTATCAAAGAGTTTGACAGAAAAGCAAAGGATTTGGAGAGTAGAAATGATCCAGACACTAACAAGATGCTGAATGAGAAAAAACAATCAATG ATCAAAGAGTTGAATTCATATGTTGCTCTTAAAAAGCA ATATGCGTCCAATCTTGAAAACAAGCGAATTGATCTCTTTGATGGGGGCACGGAAGGATATGGTGAAGATAATGTCTTGCTAGCATCAA AGACTGCAGCAGCACTCAAGGCTCAG aCTGAACAAATGAGTTGGGTTGTTAATGTGCTGGACTCTATCCATTTCTCGATCAAGAAAGCTTCTCAACTTGTGAAGGAACTTGGTAGGCAG GTTGCAACTGATAAGTGTATTATGGCATTACTCTTCCTTATTGTTGTTAGAGTCATTGCCATCATTATTGTTAAG CTCGTGAACCCAAACAACAAGGACATCAAGGATATTCCAGGATTAGCCCCACCAGCAATGACTCGGAAATTACTTTGGAGTGCTAGTTAA